One window of Robiginitalea biformata HTCC2501 genomic DNA carries:
- a CDS encoding CocE/NonD family hydrolase — MKRLFLLLVLCLLALPAHSSEPIDSVYLRQHYDLAEYHIPMRDGVELFTVVYTPKDQSRTYPILLNRTCYNASNYSNYQVNRYPSDYLVRDGYILAYQDVRGRYMSDGTFDNMTPNIPGNDPDDPTAIDESSDTYDTIEWLINNIGNNNGRVGMYGVSYPGFYTAAALPDAHPALKASSPQAPISDFWFDDFHHQGAYLQSYTAAFAVFGYQKEERTREPWYRDKIMRFYGEPASDGYDFYLRKGPLKNITEQFHHDNFFWEQIVEHPNYDDFWQKRNILPHLRGIDHAVMTVGGWFDAEDLYGPLNIYKTIEAHNPQAKNTLVMGPWDHGGWTRERGQTTHNHIYFGDSISTHYQKEIERQFFNYHLKDEGTLTLPEAYMFDTGTKQWRSFDQWPPKDVAPLSLYFGENGTLSLDSPTDPDAVFSYTSDPDKPVPYTSQTEGLTFTPRRFMSDDQRFASRRPDVLTFETEPLEDPRTIAGEILAKLQVSMTGSDADFVVKLIDVYPQDHENYEHNPGNIVMGGYQQLVRSEVFRGRFRNSFEHPEPFVPGEVSEVNFRLQDVLHTFKEGHRIMIQIHSTWFPYIDRNPQKYVDNIYKADEEDFIKSTISVHGSSVIEAGGKVGEAGPVEVRFESFIRD, encoded by the coding sequence ATGAAACGACTCTTCCTTCTCCTCGTCCTCTGCCTGCTCGCCCTTCCCGCCCACAGCAGCGAACCCATCGACTCCGTTTACCTCCGCCAGCACTACGACCTGGCCGAATACCACATCCCCATGCGGGATGGGGTGGAACTGTTTACGGTGGTCTACACGCCGAAAGACCAAAGCCGGACCTATCCGATCCTGCTTAACCGCACCTGTTATAACGCCTCGAATTACTCCAATTACCAGGTGAACCGCTACCCTTCGGATTACCTGGTCCGGGACGGGTATATCCTGGCCTACCAGGATGTGCGGGGCCGGTACATGAGCGACGGCACCTTCGACAATATGACCCCGAATATCCCGGGAAACGACCCGGACGACCCGACTGCCATCGACGAAAGTTCGGATACCTACGACACCATTGAATGGCTGATAAACAACATCGGCAACAACAACGGACGCGTGGGCATGTACGGGGTGTCCTATCCGGGTTTTTACACGGCTGCCGCCCTCCCGGATGCCCACCCGGCCCTGAAAGCTTCCTCCCCTCAGGCGCCGATCTCGGATTTCTGGTTCGACGATTTCCACCACCAGGGGGCCTACCTCCAAAGCTATACGGCGGCCTTTGCCGTGTTCGGATACCAGAAGGAAGAACGGACCCGGGAACCCTGGTACCGGGACAAGATCATGCGTTTTTACGGGGAGCCGGCCAGCGACGGGTACGATTTTTACCTGCGAAAAGGCCCGTTAAAAAATATCACCGAACAATTCCACCACGATAATTTCTTCTGGGAACAAATCGTGGAACACCCGAATTACGACGACTTCTGGCAAAAACGGAATATCCTGCCCCACCTGCGCGGGATCGACCATGCGGTGATGACCGTCGGGGGGTGGTTCGACGCCGAGGACCTGTACGGGCCGCTGAATATCTACAAAACCATCGAGGCCCACAACCCGCAAGCGAAGAACACCCTGGTGATGGGACCCTGGGACCACGGGGGCTGGACGCGGGAGCGCGGGCAGACCACCCATAACCACATCTATTTCGGCGACAGCATTTCCACGCACTATCAAAAGGAAATCGAACGGCAATTCTTCAACTACCACCTCAAGGACGAGGGCACCCTGACCCTCCCCGAGGCCTATATGTTCGATACGGGCACCAAGCAGTGGAGGAGCTTTGATCAGTGGCCCCCGAAAGACGTGGCGCCGCTCTCCCTGTATTTCGGGGAAAACGGGACGCTTTCCCTGGACAGCCCAACGGACCCCGATGCCGTGTTCTCCTATACCAGCGACCCGGACAAGCCGGTTCCGTATACCTCCCAGACCGAGGGGCTCACCTTTACGCCCCGCCGGTTCATGAGCGACGACCAGCGGTTTGCCTCCCGCAGGCCCGATGTGCTCACCTTTGAGACTGAGCCCCTGGAGGACCCGCGGACCATCGCCGGGGAAATCCTGGCCAAACTACAGGTATCCATGACGGGCAGCGATGCGGATTTTGTGGTGAAACTCATCGACGTGTATCCCCAGGACCACGAAAACTACGAGCACAACCCGGGAAACATCGTCATGGGCGGGTACCAGCAACTCGTTCGTTCCGAGGTATTCCGCGGCAGGTTCCGCAACAGTTTTGAACACCCGGAGCCCTTTGTGCCCGGGGAGGTATCCGAGGTAAATTTCCGGTTGCAGGATGTGCTGCACACCTTTAAGGAGGGCCACCGGATCATGATACAGATTCACAGTACCTGGTTTCCCTATATCGACCGGAACCCACAGAAATATGTGGACAACATCTACAAGGCCGACGAGGAGGATTTTATCAAATCCACCATCAGCGTCCACGGGAGCTCGGTGATTGAAGCGGGCGGCAAGGTGGGCGAAGCCGGCCCGGTGGAAGTCCGTTTCGAATCGTTTATACGCGATTAA
- a CDS encoding TspO/MBR family protein encodes MNKTWSYLNLLSAMLVLAVNGISQSGMWPYPAVGEISRKYDTLFTPAGYAFAIWGLIFIGLLAFAIYGIYRSSRYDRDNEFIARSAPWFIGANLLNAAWVVVFTREWIGMSLLVIVGLLACLAAIIRRLNMERWDAPIGTIAFVWWPICFYSGWVSVAVIANAALYLEYLGWDGWGIGPVQWALALVLVAFALNVFMVLSRNMREFALVGIWALAAIAFRHQESSGPLFYVPLAGAALLLLLVGWHGYRNRRTNPMRKFQERFTHGDPEKS; translated from the coding sequence ATGAACAAGACCTGGTCGTACCTGAACCTTTTATCCGCGATGCTGGTCCTGGCAGTCAACGGGATATCCCAATCCGGTATGTGGCCCTATCCGGCTGTCGGGGAAATCAGCCGGAAATACGATACGCTCTTCACCCCGGCAGGATATGCCTTTGCCATCTGGGGTCTTATTTTTATCGGGTTGCTGGCCTTTGCGATCTACGGTATCTACCGGAGTTCCCGCTACGATCGGGACAACGAATTTATCGCCCGTTCCGCCCCCTGGTTTATCGGGGCAAACCTCCTGAATGCCGCCTGGGTGGTGGTCTTTACCAGGGAGTGGATCGGCATGTCCCTGCTGGTGATCGTTGGGTTGCTGGCCTGCCTGGCCGCAATCATCCGCAGGCTAAATATGGAGCGGTGGGACGCCCCGATTGGCACCATCGCCTTTGTCTGGTGGCCCATCTGTTTCTATTCCGGTTGGGTTTCGGTTGCGGTTATCGCCAATGCCGCCCTCTACCTGGAATACCTCGGGTGGGACGGCTGGGGGATCGGTCCTGTTCAATGGGCCCTGGCCCTGGTCCTGGTGGCATTTGCCCTCAACGTATTTATGGTATTGAGCCGAAACATGCGGGAATTTGCCCTGGTCGGTATCTGGGCCCTGGCTGCCATCGCCTTCCGCCACCAGGAGTCTTCCGGGCCGCTTTTTTACGTGCCCCTGGCCGGCGCCGCCCTGCTCCTGCTGCTCGTCGGGTGGCACGGCTACCGAAACCGCAGGACCAATCCGATGCGGAAGTTTCAGGAGCGCTTTACCCACGGCGATCCCGAAAAATCGTGA
- a CDS encoding DUF1501 domain-containing protein: protein MCNNHIPLPKDPQSAHDKEHIVWSRRSFLQALGIAGSGSMMLGSNMLSASAPSPLTAAIANAPGDGILILIRLSGGNDGLSTVIPIEQYDTYANARPNIYIPESKVLKLTDEFGVPSYMQALEEMWGEGSFKAVHGVGYENQSLSHFTGSDIYANTDLTTTGFSGLDTGWMGRYFENIYPDYLINPPAAPAAIQIGQYGNLVFQGEETNYAFVASNINQLEEIAETGVQYSLDAALFDNCMYGDQLRFLRGVANTTYEYSGLIHEAYMRGQNQVEYQDNGFARQLALLARLIKGNLGTRVYMISMGGFDTHGNQPLIHERLMTNLSVAVKDFYEDLTFTEQDDKVLSMTFSEFGRRIYENGSNGTDHGKAAPTLFFGAGLNGSAFVGDHPSLDDPNSRGNLEYTMDFRDLYATVLAEWLCVDIPLVEQHLLGHAYNPVNLGFNCSGVDFDDIAYSDQPPTPPTPGDGTPGDEPTPEEIEAIVHKPYYPTESNPHIHVEMPFSAHIDISLYNILGQKIATLFNEMVFEGSLEINVRDRVPRHLATGKYIYRIGVQDRHLAKSIMVA, encoded by the coding sequence ATGTGCAATAATCATATACCGCTTCCCAAAGACCCCCAGAGTGCCCACGACAAGGAGCACATTGTCTGGAGCCGCCGCTCATTTTTACAGGCATTAGGCATTGCCGGGTCAGGGTCCATGATGCTTGGCAGCAACATGCTCAGCGCATCGGCCCCATCCCCACTGACTGCGGCAATCGCCAATGCCCCGGGCGACGGAATCCTCATCCTGATCCGCCTCTCCGGCGGGAATGACGGCCTGAGCACGGTAATCCCCATTGAACAGTACGACACCTATGCAAATGCGCGGCCAAACATCTATATCCCGGAAAGCAAGGTCCTGAAACTGACCGACGAATTCGGGGTGCCTTCCTATATGCAAGCCCTGGAGGAAATGTGGGGCGAGGGGTCTTTCAAGGCCGTCCACGGAGTCGGTTATGAAAACCAGAGCCTCTCCCACTTTACCGGTTCGGATATCTATGCGAACACAGACCTGACAACCACCGGGTTTTCCGGGTTGGATACCGGTTGGATGGGGCGCTACTTTGAAAACATCTACCCGGATTACCTGATCAACCCGCCGGCAGCCCCGGCCGCCATCCAGATCGGGCAGTACGGCAATCTGGTTTTCCAGGGGGAAGAGACGAATTACGCCTTTGTCGCCTCGAACATCAACCAGCTGGAGGAAATTGCCGAAACCGGCGTACAGTACAGCCTGGATGCCGCCCTGTTTGACAATTGCATGTACGGCGACCAGCTCCGGTTCCTGCGCGGGGTGGCCAACACCACCTACGAATATTCCGGGCTGATCCACGAAGCCTATATGCGCGGCCAGAACCAGGTGGAATACCAGGACAACGGCTTTGCCCGGCAGCTGGCCCTTTTGGCCCGCCTGATCAAGGGGAACCTGGGTACCCGGGTCTACATGATCTCCATGGGCGGTTTTGATACCCACGGGAACCAGCCCCTGATCCACGAACGCCTGATGACCAACCTGTCGGTAGCCGTCAAGGACTTCTATGAGGACCTGACCTTTACCGAGCAGGACGACAAGGTGCTCAGCATGACTTTCTCTGAGTTTGGCCGCCGGATCTACGAAAACGGGTCCAACGGCACCGACCACGGGAAGGCTGCCCCCACCTTATTCTTTGGTGCCGGCCTGAACGGCAGCGCCTTTGTGGGCGACCACCCCTCCCTGGACGACCCGAACAGCCGGGGGAACCTGGAGTACACCATGGATTTCCGCGACCTGTACGCCACGGTCCTGGCCGAATGGCTGTGCGTGGATATCCCGCTGGTGGAGCAACACCTGCTGGGGCATGCCTACAACCCGGTGAACCTCGGGTTCAATTGTTCCGGGGTGGACTTCGACGATATCGCTTACAGCGACCAACCCCCTACACCCCCGACGCCCGGGGACGGCACCCCGGGAGACGAACCTACGCCTGAAGAGATCGAAGCCATCGTCCACAAGCCCTATTACCCGACGGAATCCAACCCGCACATCCACGTGGAGATGCCCTTCAGCGCCCATATCGATATCTCGCTCTACAACATACTCGGGCAGAAAATCGCAACCCTCTTCAACGAAATGGTCTTTGAGGGCAGCCTGGAGATCAACGTCCGCGACCGGGTGCCGCGCCACCTGGCAACCGGCAAGTACATCTACCGGATCGGCGTACAGGACCGCCACCTGGCCAAATCGATCATGGTGGCCTGA
- a CDS encoding DUF1800 domain-containing protein yields MEYFVNCNTAPLTPYAPPLDKTRVEHLFRRAGFSASVQTVDQSVGQTAGTLVDSLVNDALALPPLPAPAWQDWNRANYPADDDAAGPIIRSQRDSWRLDYTQALLDNNLRDRMSFFWSNHFVTELEIYESPSYLYYYTDCLQRNALGNFKTFVSEIGLTYAMLYYLDGVYNNGDNPNENYARELYELFTLGEGNGYTEQDIIETARALSGYTERGEERWDPVIFDITTFDPGVKTILGQSGTWGYDDVIDILFEQRPNEIATFICRKIYEFLVHPDSNDATGNAEAIISGMATTFISNNFELAPVVSQLLKSQHFFDDNAIGVIIKSPFDYYLNFINETGFGYDDTNLSFALESSRLIGQELFEPVDVAGWQRDRQWINTNFIIGRWLTIEVMIQGFFQANQEQFRTLAMDAVGPADSNTSNPETVVRALVDKFLPKGLLTPQDFENAMDVFKIDDVPENYYGSDNIPGGLGLWMLAVSPEVPQQVFLLLMYLSRQPEFQLK; encoded by the coding sequence ATGGAATACTTCGTGAACTGCAATACGGCCCCCCTTACGCCGTATGCACCCCCCCTGGACAAAACCCGGGTGGAACACCTGTTTAGACGGGCCGGCTTCAGCGCTTCGGTGCAGACAGTGGACCAATCGGTGGGCCAGACTGCCGGGACGCTGGTGGACAGCCTGGTTAACGACGCCCTGGCCCTCCCGCCACTACCGGCTCCTGCCTGGCAGGATTGGAACCGGGCCAACTACCCGGCCGACGACGATGCGGCCGGACCCATCATCCGCAGCCAGCGGGATTCCTGGCGCCTGGATTACACCCAGGCCCTGTTGGACAATAACCTGAGGGACCGGATGAGTTTCTTCTGGAGCAACCACTTTGTTACGGAGCTCGAGATTTACGAGAGTCCTTCGTACCTGTATTACTATACGGATTGCCTGCAGCGTAATGCCCTGGGCAATTTCAAGACATTCGTCAGCGAAATAGGCTTAACCTACGCCATGCTGTATTACCTGGACGGGGTTTACAACAACGGGGACAACCCGAACGAAAACTACGCCCGGGAGCTGTACGAACTTTTCACCCTGGGAGAGGGCAACGGCTACACGGAACAGGATATTATCGAAACCGCACGGGCCCTGAGTGGGTATACCGAACGGGGCGAGGAGCGCTGGGACCCGGTGATTTTTGACATCACTACCTTTGACCCGGGGGTAAAGACCATCCTCGGCCAATCCGGGACCTGGGGGTACGACGACGTCATCGATATCCTCTTTGAGCAGCGGCCCAACGAAATTGCCACATTCATCTGCCGGAAAATCTACGAGTTCCTGGTTCACCCGGATTCCAATGATGCCACCGGAAATGCAGAGGCCATCATTTCCGGGATGGCCACTACGTTTATCTCCAACAATTTTGAACTGGCCCCGGTTGTTTCCCAACTGCTGAAAAGCCAGCATTTCTTTGACGACAACGCCATTGGCGTAATTATCAAGAGCCCGTTTGATTACTATCTCAATTTTATCAACGAAACGGGTTTTGGCTACGACGACACAAACCTGTCCTTTGCACTGGAGTCCTCCCGCCTTATCGGGCAGGAGCTTTTTGAACCGGTGGACGTAGCCGGTTGGCAACGCGACCGCCAGTGGATCAACACGAATTTCATTATCGGCCGCTGGCTGACCATCGAAGTGATGATCCAGGGTTTCTTCCAGGCCAACCAGGAACAATTCCGGACCCTGGCCATGGATGCCGTGGGCCCGGCAGACAGCAATACGAGCAACCCGGAAACCGTCGTGCGCGCCCTGGTAGACAAGTTCCTCCCCAAAGGACTCCTGACACCCCAGGATTTTGAGAACGCCATGGACGTCTTTAAGATCGACGATGTCCCTGAAAACTACTACGGGTCCGATAACATCCCCGGGGGCCTCGGCCTCTGGATGCTCGCGGTCAGCCCCGAAGTCCCACAGCAGGTTTTCCTGCTGCTGATGTACCTCTCACGGCAACCCGAATTTCAACTCAAATAA
- the mfd gene encoding transcription-repair coupling factor has translation MNLETIREKFQQAPFFRDLQDAIAQPAATVSLDGLTGSSLSFVVAETFKAQVCPMLVLLGDKEEAAYVLNDLEELLGRDNVLFYPGSYRRPYEIEETDNANVLLRAEVLSRISSRKKPALIVSYPDALFEKVVTRKELSRNTLKVRVGDNLSLDFLNETLFEYHFKRVDFVTEPGEFSVRGGIVDVFSFSHDEPYRLEFFGDEIDSIRSFDVETQLSTDKHKKITLVPNVADKILHEARESFLKYISDRTLLFIKQPELCFAQLDKLFKKAGEAFTKLEGELAHAEPGALFLDGRSFREELGGFRTVALDGKSGETGTAGTALRVRVMPQPAFNKQFELLRDTLAENAEKGMQNFLFCSSQQQANRFRDIFEEIGRDVPYSTIVRPLYRGFQSEELGLSCYTDHQLFERYHRFHLRNGYAKKQAITLKELNKLEIGDYVTHIDHGIGKFGGLQKIDVEGRQQEAIKLIYGDRDILYVSIHSLHKIAKYNGKDGTVPKIYKLGSAAWKKLKAKTKSRVKKIAFDLIQVYAKRRMKKGFSHAPDSYLQHELEASFVYEDTPDQSTATEAVKADMESERPMDRLICGDVGFGKTEVAIRAAFKAVDNGKQVAVLVPTTILAFQHFRTFGERLAEMPVTVDYLNRFRSAKERRTLLENLKSGKLDIVIGTHQLVGKQVEFKDLGLLIVDEEQKFGVSVKDKLKSLKEHIDVLTLTATPIPRTLQFSLMAARDLSVINTPPPNRYPIESRVVRFGEEVIRDAIRYEIQRGGQVFFVHNRIENIAEVAGLIQRLVPDARVGIGHGQMEGKKLEKLMLDFMNGEFDVLVSTTIIESGLDVTNANTILINNANNFGLSDLHQMRGRVGRSNKKAFCYFITPPYHVMTAEARKRMEALEQYTELGSGFNIAMKDLEIRGAGDLLGGEQSGFINEIGFETYQKILAEAIDELKDNEFKDLYRETEGPRQQYVRDCQIDTDFELLFPDDYINSVSERLSLYTELNDTDNEEDLAAFRRKLEDRFGPLPEPASDLLESVRLKWMATALGLEKIVMKKGKLIGYFIADQQSEFYQSAVFKRMLQYVQSHPGSGRLKEKQTRNGLRLLLVFERVTSIGKALGALEPIAGSRVPQA, from the coding sequence TTGAATCTGGAAACGATCCGGGAAAAATTCCAACAGGCCCCTTTTTTCAGGGATCTGCAGGACGCTATTGCCCAACCCGCCGCAACGGTGTCCCTGGACGGGCTCACCGGATCTTCCCTCTCGTTTGTCGTTGCGGAAACCTTTAAAGCACAGGTCTGCCCCATGCTCGTCCTGCTGGGCGATAAGGAAGAAGCCGCCTATGTGCTGAACGACCTGGAGGAACTGCTGGGCCGGGACAATGTGCTTTTTTACCCGGGCAGCTACCGCAGACCCTACGAGATTGAGGAAACCGATAACGCCAACGTACTGTTGCGGGCGGAAGTGCTCAGCCGTATCAGTTCCCGCAAGAAGCCGGCCCTGATTGTCAGTTACCCGGATGCGCTGTTCGAGAAGGTGGTTACCCGGAAAGAACTCAGCCGCAATACGCTGAAAGTCCGGGTGGGCGACAACCTCTCCCTCGACTTTTTGAACGAAACGCTCTTTGAGTACCATTTCAAGCGGGTCGATTTTGTAACCGAGCCGGGCGAATTTTCGGTGCGGGGAGGCATCGTGGACGTATTCTCCTTCTCCCATGACGAACCCTACCGCCTGGAATTCTTCGGGGACGAAATCGACAGCATCCGGAGCTTTGACGTGGAAACCCAGTTATCGACGGACAAACACAAGAAGATTACCCTGGTACCCAATGTTGCCGACAAGATACTGCACGAGGCCCGGGAGAGTTTCCTCAAATACATATCGGACCGGACCCTGCTGTTTATCAAGCAGCCCGAACTTTGTTTTGCCCAGCTGGACAAGCTTTTTAAGAAAGCCGGGGAAGCCTTTACAAAACTGGAGGGCGAACTGGCCCATGCCGAACCGGGAGCGCTCTTCCTGGACGGGCGGTCGTTTCGGGAGGAGCTCGGCGGGTTCCGCACGGTGGCCCTGGACGGGAAATCCGGCGAAACCGGAACGGCCGGTACAGCGCTTCGCGTCCGGGTCATGCCCCAACCCGCCTTTAATAAGCAATTTGAACTGCTTCGGGACACCCTGGCGGAAAACGCAGAAAAGGGAATGCAGAACTTCCTGTTCTGCTCCTCCCAACAACAGGCCAACCGCTTCCGGGATATCTTTGAAGAGATCGGCCGGGATGTCCCCTATTCCACCATTGTCCGGCCGCTTTACCGGGGTTTCCAGTCCGAGGAACTCGGCCTCAGCTGCTACACGGACCACCAGTTGTTTGAGCGCTACCACCGCTTCCACTTGCGCAACGGGTACGCCAAGAAGCAGGCAATTACCCTGAAGGAACTCAACAAACTCGAAATCGGCGATTACGTCACCCACATCGACCACGGGATCGGCAAATTCGGAGGGCTGCAGAAAATCGATGTGGAAGGCCGGCAGCAGGAGGCCATCAAACTGATCTACGGCGACCGGGACATCCTCTATGTCAGCATCCACTCCCTGCATAAAATCGCCAAATACAACGGCAAGGACGGGACCGTGCCGAAGATCTACAAACTCGGGTCGGCTGCCTGGAAGAAACTCAAGGCGAAAACCAAGTCGCGCGTCAAGAAAATCGCCTTCGACCTCATCCAGGTCTATGCGAAGCGACGGATGAAAAAAGGATTCAGCCACGCCCCCGACAGCTATCTCCAGCACGAACTGGAGGCCTCTTTTGTCTATGAGGACACCCCGGACCAGAGTACCGCCACCGAAGCCGTGAAGGCAGATATGGAAAGTGAACGCCCCATGGACCGGCTGATTTGCGGGGATGTGGGATTCGGAAAAACCGAGGTGGCCATCCGGGCCGCCTTCAAGGCGGTGGATAACGGGAAGCAGGTGGCCGTCCTGGTGCCGACGACCATCCTGGCCTTCCAGCACTTCCGCACCTTCGGGGAACGGCTCGCCGAGATGCCGGTAACCGTCGATTACCTCAACCGGTTCCGAAGTGCAAAGGAGCGGCGCACGCTGTTGGAGAACCTGAAATCCGGGAAACTCGATATCGTGATTGGCACGCATCAACTGGTGGGCAAACAGGTGGAATTCAAGGACCTGGGCTTATTGATTGTGGACGAGGAACAAAAATTCGGCGTCTCGGTCAAGGACAAACTCAAGAGCCTGAAGGAACATATCGACGTGCTGACCCTTACGGCAACCCCCATCCCGCGCACGCTTCAGTTCAGCCTGATGGCCGCCCGCGACCTTTCCGTCATCAACACGCCGCCCCCAAACCGCTACCCGATCGAAAGCCGGGTGGTCCGATTTGGCGAGGAGGTAATCCGCGATGCCATCCGATATGAGATCCAGCGCGGCGGGCAGGTCTTTTTTGTCCATAACCGGATCGAGAATATTGCAGAAGTGGCCGGGCTCATCCAGCGCCTGGTCCCGGATGCCCGCGTCGGCATCGGCCACGGCCAGATGGAGGGGAAAAAGCTGGAGAAGCTCATGCTCGATTTTATGAACGGCGAATTCGACGTACTGGTTTCCACGACGATCATCGAGAGCGGCCTGGACGTAACCAATGCGAATACGATACTGATCAATAACGCGAATAATTTCGGCCTGAGCGACCTGCACCAGATGCGCGGCCGGGTGGGGCGGAGCAACAAAAAGGCCTTTTGCTATTTTATCACGCCCCCCTACCACGTGATGACAGCGGAGGCGCGCAAGCGAATGGAAGCCCTGGAGCAATATACCGAGCTGGGCAGCGGCTTCAACATCGCGATGAAAGACCTTGAAATCCGCGGGGCGGGCGATTTGCTGGGAGGCGAACAGAGCGGGTTTATCAATGAAATCGGCTTTGAGACCTACCAGAAAATCCTGGCCGAAGCCATTGACGAACTCAAGGATAACGAATTCAAGGACCTCTACCGGGAAACGGAAGGCCCCCGGCAGCAATACGTCCGGGACTGCCAGATCGACACGGATTTTGAGCTCCTCTTCCCGGACGATTACATCAATAGCGTTTCGGAACGGCTCAGCCTGTATACCGAATTGAACGATACGGACAATGAGGAGGATCTGGCCGCATTCCGGAGGAAACTGGAAGACCGTTTTGGCCCGCTGCCGGAACCCGCGTCCGACCTGCTGGAATCCGTCCGGCTGAAGTGGATGGCGACCGCCCTGGGGCTGGAAAAAATCGTGATGAAAAAAGGGAAACTGATTGGTTACTTCATCGCCGACCAACAATCGGAATTCTACCAAAGCGCCGTCTTCAAACGGATGCTGCAATACGTGCAATCCCACCCCGGGAGTGGCCGCCTGAAAGAAAAGCAAACCCGCAACGGGCTGCGGCTGCTGCTGGTTTTTGAACGGGTGACCTCCATCGGGAAAGCCCTTGGGGCCCTGGAACCCATTGCCGGTTCGCGCGTACCCCAGGCCTGA
- a CDS encoding YraN family protein gives MPEETTCDIGREGEDYAVRYLLASGYRILCRNYRYRRAEIDVLAFREGVLVVIEVKTRTRAFYEALSRSIPRSKIARLVRAADHYVRSNGLRAEVRFDIIQVIRLREGYRLVHLEDAFYFFQ, from the coding sequence ATGCCAGAGGAGACCACCTGCGACATCGGCCGGGAAGGGGAGGACTATGCCGTCCGCTATCTGCTCGCGTCGGGTTACCGGATCCTGTGCCGGAATTACCGGTACCGACGGGCTGAAATTGACGTATTGGCCTTCAGGGAAGGGGTCCTGGTGGTCATCGAAGTGAAAACCCGTACCCGGGCATTTTACGAGGCGCTTTCCCGAAGCATCCCCAGGTCAAAAATAGCCCGGCTCGTGCGGGCTGCCGACCATTATGTCCGCAGTAACGGCCTACGGGCGGAAGTCCGGTTCGACATTATCCAGGTAATCCGTTTGCGCGAGGGGTATCGGCTGGTCCATCTGGAAGATGCATTTTACTTTTTTCAATAG